One window from the genome of Methylomarinovum caldicuralii encodes:
- a CDS encoding AAA family ATPase has translation MAYLRYGLAQGEGFVIVTGMPGTGKTLLVKALLASLRQENIVAGVMVTSQVGAEDTLRIISATFGLAYDGDDKATLLRNLERFFKEKTREGKRVLLVVDEAQNLPLQSLEELRMLSNFEVNGRPLFQAFLLGQDEFRLALESDALTQVRQRVIATYHLRPLTLEETRAYILHRLKLAGWQQDPRFNEAAFEEIHSFTKGIPRVVNSLCDRLLLFAYLEERHDIDAQVVQTVVEEIREEAPAGESPPTTQEAGTADTPALTRIVNSASQGGLVEHLERRIEKLESRVAELQSLLQRERALLRKAILLQLDMDEVYAVDLAGPERKTPAKAENNPTEKGTVGGEA, from the coding sequence CTGGCCTATCTGCGCTACGGTCTGGCCCAGGGGGAGGGGTTCGTGATCGTCACGGGGATGCCAGGGACGGGCAAGACCCTGCTGGTCAAAGCCCTGCTCGCCTCCCTGCGCCAGGAAAACATCGTCGCCGGGGTGATGGTGACCTCCCAAGTGGGTGCCGAAGACACCCTGCGGATCATCTCCGCCACCTTCGGGCTGGCCTACGACGGCGACGACAAGGCCACCCTGCTGCGCAATCTCGAACGCTTCTTCAAGGAAAAGACACGGGAAGGCAAACGGGTCCTGCTGGTGGTGGACGAGGCCCAGAACCTTCCCCTCCAGTCCCTGGAGGAGCTGCGCATGCTGTCGAATTTCGAGGTCAACGGCCGGCCCCTGTTCCAGGCCTTTCTGCTGGGGCAGGACGAATTCCGCCTCGCGCTCGAGAGCGATGCCCTGACCCAGGTGCGCCAGCGGGTGATCGCCACCTACCACCTGCGTCCCCTGACCCTGGAGGAAACCCGTGCCTATATCCTTCACCGCCTGAAGCTGGCCGGCTGGCAGCAGGATCCGCGTTTCAACGAAGCGGCCTTCGAGGAGATCCACAGCTTCACCAAAGGCATCCCCCGGGTCGTCAACTCCCTATGTGACCGGCTGTTGCTGTTCGCCTACCTGGAGGAGCGGCACGACATCGACGCCCAGGTAGTGCAGACGGTGGTCGAGGAAATCCGCGAAGAAGCCCCCGCCGGCGAAAGCCCGCCGACAACGCAGGAGGCCGGCACGGCGGACACCCCGGCGTTGACCCGGATCGTCAACAGCGCCAGCCAGGGAGGACTGGTGGAGCATTTGGAGCGGCGCATCGAAAAGCTCGAGTCCCGGGTGGCGGAACTGCAGAGCCTGCTGCAGCGGGAACGGGCCCTGCTGCGCAAGGCGATCCTGCTCCAGCTCGATATGGACGAGGTCTATGCCGTCGATCTCGCCGGACCCGAGCGGAAAACGCCGGCAAAGGCCGAAAACAACCCAACCGAGAAAGGTACGGTTGGGGGAGAAGCATGA
- a CDS encoding TIGR03016 family PEP-CTERM system-associated outer membrane protein: MERIRWKWLPVLLLMGLETAEAARWQISPYLTVRQTYSDNINLEPGSGESAWVTEANPGISIANRRSSGGGGFGGGGFGGGGFGGGGFGGGGFGGGGFGGGGFGGGGFGGGGFGGGGFGGGGFGGGGFGGGGFGGGGFGGGGFGGGGFGGGGFGGGGRNTVPGRLLLNLNYRMQNIFSSQEGRGYDLRHQLQGNAVAELIENSVFLDARAGAGQTLVNPQGRQVADNIANVGNRANFYTFGLSPYWLPHLGGYADGQVRLGYFYVTTSGRSASATHTYNQSVFLRSGKRFNILTWNLGFTNQRQTRSGGDDVVFRSGIARLNYRWTRTFSTFVQGGFSDNDFRSNTNTSNNGLFYTVGATWTPSRYLSLSAGGGRNSFVTITMQPTRRTTLQGSYRRNNVGALTGNVFLGLLQHRTRRTVWQASYTESVTTTQTVLAQQQIFQVVDAFGNPVVNPVDQQPVVVAVDLPRLVDEVFVRRRGELSFSANTAKTTLGVRAYVAKRNFQVSRNESKVFGLSGNWNWRWGAKTSAVLRGTWQRSKFDGSRNGQGTTNIFWTASARLTRRLGDKVNAYLEYRHQQQSSDGTTGVDYRENRAIAAINMRF; this comes from the coding sequence ATGGAACGCATCCGTTGGAAATGGCTGCCGGTATTGCTGTTGATGGGATTGGAAACCGCCGAGGCCGCCCGCTGGCAGATTTCCCCTTATCTGACTGTGCGTCAGACCTATAGCGACAACATCAATTTGGAACCCGGCAGCGGGGAAAGTGCCTGGGTGACGGAGGCCAATCCCGGGATTTCCATTGCCAACCGCCGCAGCAGTGGAGGCGGTGGCTTCGGCGGCGGTGGCTTCGGTGGCGGTGGCTTCGGTGGCGGTGGCTTCGGTGGCGGTGGCTTCGGTGGCGGTGGCTTCGGTGGCGGTGGCTTCGGTGGCGGCGGCTTCGGTGGCGGTGGCTTCGGTGGCGGTGGCTTCGGTGGCGGTGGCTTCGGTGGCGGTGGCTTCGGTGGCGGCGGCTTCGGTGGCGGCGGCTTCGGTGGCGGCGGCTTCGGTGGCGGCGGCTTCGGTGGCGGCGGCTTCGGTGGCGGCGGCAGAAATACCGTTCCGGGGCGGTTGCTGCTCAACCTCAACTATCGCATGCAGAACATCTTTTCCTCTCAGGAAGGACGTGGCTACGACCTGCGTCACCAGCTTCAGGGCAATGCCGTGGCCGAACTGATCGAAAACTCGGTGTTTCTCGATGCCAGGGCCGGAGCCGGTCAGACCCTGGTCAACCCCCAGGGACGACAGGTTGCCGACAACATCGCCAACGTGGGCAACCGGGCCAACTTTTACACCTTCGGCCTCAGTCCCTACTGGCTGCCCCATCTGGGAGGCTACGCTGACGGCCAAGTGCGGCTGGGCTATTTCTACGTCACCACCTCCGGCCGCAGTGCTTCGGCGACCCATACTTACAACCAGTCAGTCTTTCTGCGCAGCGGCAAACGCTTCAACATCCTTACCTGGAATCTGGGCTTCACCAACCAGCGCCAGACGCGCAGTGGCGGCGACGACGTGGTGTTCCGCAGCGGCATCGCCCGGTTGAACTATCGTTGGACCCGCACCTTCAGCACCTTCGTCCAGGGCGGTTTCAGTGACAACGATTTCCGGTCCAACACCAATACCAGTAACAACGGCCTTTTCTACACTGTGGGTGCCACCTGGACGCCAAGCCGTTATTTGAGCCTTTCCGCCGGCGGCGGGCGCAACAGCTTCGTCACCATCACGATGCAGCCTACCCGCCGCACCACACTGCAGGGAAGCTACCGCCGTAACAACGTGGGGGCGCTCACCGGTAACGTGTTCCTCGGGTTGCTTCAGCACCGTACCCGCCGCACGGTCTGGCAGGCCAGTTACACCGAATCGGTCACCACGACGCAGACGGTGTTGGCCCAGCAACAGATTTTCCAGGTGGTCGATGCCTTCGGCAATCCGGTTGTCAACCCGGTCGATCAGCAACCGGTGGTGGTGGCTGTCGATCTACCCCGGCTGGTGGACGAAGTGTTCGTGCGTCGGCGCGGCGAGCTTTCCTTCAGCGCCAACACGGCGAAAACCACCCTCGGCGTCCGTGCCTATGTGGCGAAGCGCAATTTCCAGGTCAGCCGCAACGAGTCCAAGGTCTTCGGCCTGTCCGGCAACTGGAACTGGCGCTGGGGCGCCAAGACCTCCGCGGTGCTGCGGGGTACCTGGCAGCGTTCCAAGTTCGACGGCAGCCGGAATGGTCAGGGGACGACCAACATTTTCTGGACCGCCTCAGCGAGGCTAACCCGGCGGTTGGGCGACAAAGTCAACGCGTATCTGGAGTACCGCCACCAGCAGCAGTCCTCGGACGGCACCACCGGCGTGGATTACCGGGAAAACCGCGCCATCGCCGCCATCAACATGAGATTTTGA
- a CDS encoding XrtA-associated tyrosine autokinase, which translates to MSIIEKALEKQGGLPPEPAAFEAATDGPASEPAKPSPQVSKKPQIIVNRERLQERGMLAPDAASGQLVEEYRMIKRPLLMNAFGEGAEVIPHANLILVTSSLPGEGKTFTAVNLALSIAAERDKTVLLVDADVIKPATSRLFDAHERPGLIDVLEREKPLADVLLRTDIPKLTLLPAGRQHSHATELLASEEMQRLAREISQRYPDRVVIFDSPPLLATTQASVLATHVGQVVLVVEAESTPQYIVKEAADMLNTCEVVGCVLNKTQQGFGLGYYAYYGYKYYNYGE; encoded by the coding sequence GTGAGTATCATCGAAAAGGCTCTGGAAAAACAGGGTGGCCTCCCCCCGGAACCGGCCGCGTTCGAAGCCGCAACAGACGGGCCTGCATCCGAACCGGCCAAACCTTCGCCGCAGGTTTCCAAAAAACCCCAGATCATAGTCAACCGGGAACGGCTGCAGGAACGGGGTATGCTGGCACCGGACGCCGCCAGTGGCCAGCTGGTGGAGGAATACCGGATGATCAAACGCCCCCTTCTGATGAACGCCTTCGGGGAGGGGGCGGAGGTCATCCCCCACGCCAACCTGATTCTGGTCACCAGCAGCCTGCCCGGCGAGGGCAAGACCTTCACCGCGGTCAACCTGGCTCTGAGTATCGCCGCCGAGCGGGACAAGACCGTGCTGCTGGTTGATGCCGACGTGATCAAGCCGGCCACCTCGCGTCTGTTCGACGCCCACGAGCGGCCGGGGCTGATCGACGTGCTGGAACGGGAAAAGCCGTTGGCGGATGTGCTGCTGCGCACCGACATTCCCAAGCTGACGCTGCTGCCGGCCGGCCGGCAGCATAGCCATGCCACCGAACTGCTCGCCAGCGAGGAGATGCAGCGCCTGGCGCGGGAAATCTCCCAGCGCTATCCTGACCGGGTGGTGATCTTCGATTCGCCCCCGCTGCTGGCCACAACCCAGGCTAGCGTGCTCGCCACCCACGTGGGTCAGGTGGTCCTGGTGGTGGAGGCCGAATCGACGCCCCAGTACATCGTCAAGGAGGCAGCGGATATGCTGAACACCTGCGAGGTGGTGGGATGCGTGCTCAACAAGACCCAGCAGGGCTTCGGGCTGGGTTACTACGCGTATTACGGCTACAAATACTATAACTACGGCGAATGA
- a CDS encoding XrtA system polysaccharide chain length determinant, which produces MHELLQQALGYLKVASRYKWWGVATAWVVCLAGWAFVSQMPDQYRAEAKVYVDTRSVLRPLLHGLTIQPDVNGQVRLMTRLLFTRPNLEKIARMSDLDLAAKDEETMEALINRLKGSLAIESARRTNIFTLSADDADPQVAKRLVQSMLTVFVEEALGETRRDSDSAQRFLEQQIREYEHRLRAAEKAIEDFKRKNYGLLPGQGGDLYSGLKAVHEQLEEAKLALQEAVNRRNEIARQLEDEEPMFAEFGAGQSLSPLETRIQELQARLDDLLLRYTDKHPEVITLRRHIAQLRKQQEQEMAAGDEGETEDFLGGGGEANPVFQQMKITLSEADANVASLQARVKAYEKKIQTIKEQMDARLRVETELKNLNRDYGTVKQNYEALLKRREQARLSESVEQNTDTVKFRVVDPPQVPSKPSAPNRILLSAAVLFTGFIAGFVLTILLVLLRPTFITVQQLREIVGLPVLGSVSMNWVPAIRRRKWRELLQFCAACAGLVIVFAVLVVLEVRGVNLYSLNV; this is translated from the coding sequence ATGCACGAACTTCTGCAACAGGCACTGGGTTATCTCAAAGTCGCCAGCCGCTACAAGTGGTGGGGGGTGGCGACTGCCTGGGTGGTCTGTCTGGCCGGCTGGGCCTTCGTGTCGCAGATGCCCGACCAGTACCGTGCCGAGGCCAAGGTCTATGTGGATACCCGCTCGGTGCTGCGCCCCCTGCTGCACGGGCTGACGATCCAGCCTGACGTCAACGGTCAGGTGCGATTGATGACCCGGCTGCTGTTCACCCGTCCCAACCTGGAGAAGATCGCCCGCATGAGCGATCTGGATCTGGCGGCCAAGGACGAGGAGACGATGGAGGCGCTCATCAATCGCCTCAAAGGCAGCTTGGCTATCGAGAGTGCCCGGCGTACCAACATTTTCACCCTGAGCGCCGACGATGCCGATCCCCAGGTGGCCAAGCGTCTGGTGCAGTCCATGCTGACGGTGTTCGTGGAGGAGGCGCTGGGGGAGACCCGGCGCGATTCCGACAGCGCCCAGCGCTTCCTGGAACAGCAGATTCGCGAATACGAACACCGCCTGCGGGCGGCGGAGAAGGCCATCGAGGATTTCAAACGCAAGAATTACGGCCTCCTGCCGGGGCAGGGGGGTGACCTCTATTCAGGGCTCAAGGCTGTTCACGAGCAGCTGGAGGAAGCCAAGCTGGCCTTGCAGGAGGCGGTCAACCGCCGCAACGAGATCGCCCGCCAGCTCGAGGACGAGGAGCCCATGTTCGCCGAGTTCGGCGCGGGGCAATCCCTGAGTCCGCTGGAGACCCGGATCCAGGAACTGCAGGCCCGTCTCGACGACCTGCTGCTGCGCTACACCGACAAACATCCGGAAGTCATCACCCTCAGGCGCCACATCGCCCAGCTTCGCAAGCAGCAGGAGCAGGAAATGGCCGCCGGAGACGAAGGGGAGACGGAGGACTTCCTCGGGGGCGGCGGGGAGGCCAACCCGGTGTTCCAGCAGATGAAGATCACTCTCAGCGAGGCGGACGCCAACGTGGCTTCCCTGCAGGCGCGGGTCAAGGCCTACGAGAAGAAGATCCAGACCATCAAGGAGCAGATGGACGCCCGACTGCGGGTGGAGACCGAGCTGAAGAACCTCAACCGCGACTACGGTACCGTCAAGCAAAACTATGAAGCTTTGCTGAAGCGGAGGGAGCAGGCGCGGCTGTCGGAAAGCGTGGAACAGAACACCGACACGGTCAAGTTCCGCGTCGTTGATCCGCCCCAGGTGCCCTCCAAACCTTCGGCCCCCAACCGCATCCTGCTGTCGGCGGCGGTGTTGTTCACGGGCTTCATCGCCGGTTTTGTCCTGACCATCTTGCTGGTGCTGCTGCGGCCGACCTTTATCACCGTGCAGCAGCTGCGGGAAATCGTCGGCCTGCCAGTGTTGGGTTCGGTTTCCATGAACTGGGTTCCCGCCATCCGCCGCAGGAAATGGCGTGAATTACTGCAGTTCTGTGCCGCCTGCGCCGGGCTGGTGATCGTGTTCGCGGTACTGGTGGTCCTGGAGGTCAGGGGCGTCAATCTCTATTCCCTCAACGTATGA
- a CDS encoding XrtA/PEP-CTERM system exopolysaccharide export protein codes for METKIYNRLRLLLAILALFLSLSACTSYPPLNPHAEPPADYTYIIGPGDSLEMFVWGNPEISRTVVVRPDGKISAPLVEELPATGKTPYQLARDIEKELSRYIRNPLVTVIVSGFVGPYSEQIRVVGEAANPQAVPYREHMTLLDLMIAVGGVTEFAAGNRAVVIRRINGEQRQFRVRIDDLLKDGDISANVDMLPGDILIIPEAFF; via the coding sequence GTGGAAACCAAAATTTATAACCGTTTGCGACTGCTGCTTGCCATCCTGGCGTTGTTTCTTTCACTCAGCGCCTGTACCAGCTACCCGCCACTGAACCCCCACGCTGAGCCGCCGGCCGATTACACCTACATCATCGGTCCCGGCGATTCCCTGGAGATGTTCGTGTGGGGCAACCCCGAGATCAGTCGTACTGTGGTGGTACGACCCGACGGCAAGATTTCCGCCCCCCTGGTGGAGGAGCTGCCGGCCACCGGAAAGACGCCGTACCAGCTCGCCCGCGACATCGAGAAGGAGCTGTCCCGCTACATCCGCAATCCGCTGGTGACGGTGATCGTCTCCGGTTTCGTCGGCCCCTACAGCGAGCAGATCCGGGTGGTCGGGGAGGCGGCCAATCCCCAGGCGGTTCCCTACCGCGAGCACATGACCCTGCTCGATCTGATGATCGCCGTCGGCGGGGTCACCGAGTTCGCCGCCGGCAACCGGGCGGTGGTGATCCGCAGGATCAACGGAGAACAGCGCCAGTTCCGGGTGCGTATCGATGATCTTCTGAAGGACGGGGACATCTCCGCCAACGTCGACATGCTCCCCGGCGACATCCTCATCATTCCCGAAGCGTTCTTCTGA
- a CDS encoding aminotransferase class I/II-fold pyridoxal phosphate-dependent enzyme: MLRQARRAGRISPFHVMELLAKARELEARGRDIVHLEIGEPDFPTPAPIVAAGQAALAEGDVRYTTAAGLMPLREALAAYYHERYGVAVSPGRIFLTPGASGACLLALELALDVGDEVLVSDPGYPCNRHFVQMVGGRPRPLAVGEDSDFHLEAAQVAAAWSPATRGVWITSPGNPTGSVIPAGRLAALWEVVEARGGFLLADEIYHGLEYGCRCTSALEVSDRVLVVNSFSKYFGMTGWRLGWLIVPPGWEAAAERLTQNLFIAAPMHSQRAALAAFVPETRAELERRRQIFAARGRYLYQALTGLGFRIASPPQGAFYLYADCSAFTADSEKLASALLDEAGVAVTPGCDFGRHRAARYLRFAYTADEARLAEGVRRLAALLGDASGGQFSSVNFPG, translated from the coding sequence TTGCTGCGACAGGCACGCCGCGCCGGGCGGATTTCCCCCTTCCACGTGATGGAACTGCTGGCCAAGGCCAGGGAGTTGGAAGCCCGGGGACGCGACATCGTCCATCTGGAGATCGGCGAGCCGGATTTTCCCACCCCCGCACCCATCGTCGCCGCCGGGCAGGCAGCCCTCGCCGAAGGGGACGTCCGCTATACCACCGCCGCCGGTCTGATGCCGCTGCGGGAGGCGCTGGCGGCCTACTATCATGAGCGCTACGGTGTGGCGGTCTCTCCCGGGCGGATCTTTCTGACCCCCGGCGCTTCGGGTGCCTGTCTGCTGGCTTTGGAGTTGGCCCTCGACGTCGGTGACGAGGTGCTCGTCAGCGATCCGGGCTATCCCTGCAACCGCCATTTCGTGCAGATGGTAGGCGGGCGGCCGCGGCCGCTGGCGGTGGGGGAGGACAGCGACTTCCACCTCGAGGCAGCGCAGGTGGCGGCCGCCTGGTCCCCGGCCACCCGCGGCGTGTGGATCACCTCCCCCGGCAATCCCACCGGCAGCGTCATCCCCGCCGGGCGTCTGGCGGCGTTGTGGGAGGTGGTGGAAGCGCGCGGCGGCTTCCTGCTGGCCGACGAGATCTACCACGGCCTGGAGTACGGCTGCCGCTGTACCTCCGCCCTGGAAGTGAGCGACCGGGTGCTGGTGGTCAACAGTTTCTCCAAATACTTCGGTATGACCGGCTGGCGGCTGGGGTGGCTGATCGTCCCGCCCGGCTGGGAGGCGGCGGCGGAACGTCTGACCCAGAATCTCTTCATCGCTGCCCCCATGCACTCCCAGCGTGCCGCCCTGGCGGCGTTCGTTCCGGAAACCCGGGCGGAGCTGGAACGCCGCCGCCAGATCTTCGCCGCCCGCGGCCGCTATCTTTACCAGGCCTTGACCGGGCTCGGCTTCCGGATCGCCTCCCCGCCCCAGGGGGCGTTCTATCTCTATGCCGACTGCAGCGCCTTCACCGCAGACAGTGAGAAGCTCGCTTCCGCCCTGCTGGACGAAGCGGGCGTGGCGGTGACACCGGGGTGCGACTTCGGCCGCCACCGCGCGGCGCGGTATCTGCGCTTCGCCTATACGGCCGACGAGGCCCGCCTGGCCGAGGGCGTGCGCCGCCTGGCCGCCTTGCTGGGAGATGCATCCGGAGGACAGTTTTCATCGGTTAATTTTCCTGGCTAA
- the dksA gene encoding RNA polymerase-binding protein DksA, whose protein sequence is MAETKIRPYSFEPYQPKEGEEYMSPEQLEHFRKILIDWKTELMKEVDRTLHHMQDDAANFPDPTDRATQESEFSLELRTRDRERKLIKKIDEALERIETGDYGYCETCGVEIGLRRLEARPTATQCIDCKTLDELREKQQGG, encoded by the coding sequence ATGGCGGAAACCAAGATCAGACCCTACAGCTTCGAACCTTACCAGCCCAAGGAAGGGGAGGAATACATGAGCCCGGAACAGCTCGAGCACTTCCGCAAGATCCTCATCGACTGGAAGACCGAGCTGATGAAGGAAGTGGACCGGACCCTGCACCACATGCAGGACGACGCCGCCAACTTCCCCGACCCCACCGACCGCGCCACCCAGGAATCGGAATTCAGCCTGGAGCTGCGCACCCGCGACCGCGAGCGCAAGCTCATCAAGAAGATCGACGAAGCCCTGGAGCGCATCGAGACCGGCGATTACGGCTATTGCGAAACCTGCGGGGTGGAGATCGGCCTGCGCCGCCTCGAGGCCCGACCCACCGCCACCCAGTGCATCGACTGCAAGACCCTGGACGAACTGCGGGAGAAACAACAGGGCGGCTGA
- the gluQRS gene encoding tRNA glutamyl-Q(34) synthetase GluQRS translates to MQAAYRGRFAPAPTGPLHLGSLLTALAGFLQARARGGEWHVRIDDLDTPRCLPGADSEILRTLERFGLHWDGPVVYQSQRLERYQAALTQLERRGYLYRCVCTRKILRQDGPVYPGRCRGRQIPSDQPHALRVRVDDTPVVFHDLLQGEFRVHLPQTCGDFIVRRRDGLHAYQLAVVMDDADLGVTEVLRGADLLEATPRQIYLQPLLGLPTPAYCHIPVLVDTRGRKLSKQNGAPPVTADRPEAVLLQLLTWLGQDPPAALGGAPVGELLAWAVSHWRPQHLPKRRRLAIMPAMP, encoded by the coding sequence ATGCAGGCGGCTTACCGCGGCCGTTTTGCCCCCGCCCCCACCGGGCCGCTTCACCTTGGCTCGCTGCTGACCGCGCTGGCAGGTTTCCTCCAGGCCCGCGCCCGCGGCGGGGAATGGCATGTCCGCATCGACGATCTCGACACCCCCCGCTGCCTGCCCGGAGCCGATAGCGAAATCCTGCGCACGCTGGAGCGTTTCGGCCTGCACTGGGACGGCCCGGTGGTCTATCAAAGCCAGCGGCTTGAACGCTACCAAGCCGCCCTGACGCAGCTGGAGCGCCGGGGATACCTCTACCGCTGCGTCTGCACCCGCAAGATCCTCAGGCAGGACGGCCCGGTATATCCCGGCCGCTGCCGCGGCCGCCAGATCCCATCCGATCAGCCCCATGCGCTGCGGGTCCGGGTTGACGACACCCCGGTGGTCTTCCACGACCTGCTCCAGGGGGAATTCCGCGTGCACCTGCCGCAGACCTGCGGCGACTTCATCGTCCGCCGCCGCGACGGCCTGCACGCCTATCAGCTGGCGGTGGTCATGGACGACGCGGATCTGGGAGTCACGGAAGTGCTGCGCGGTGCCGACCTGCTGGAAGCCACGCCGAGACAGATTTACCTGCAACCCCTGCTCGGCCTGCCCACCCCCGCCTACTGCCACATTCCGGTGCTGGTGGATACCCGGGGGCGCAAGCTCAGCAAGCAGAACGGCGCCCCGCCGGTCACGGCGGACCGGCCGGAAGCGGTCCTGTTGCAACTGCTCACCTGGCTGGGACAGGACCCGCCGGCAGCCCTCGGCGGCGCCCCGGTCGGGGAGCTGCTCGCCTGGGCCGTTTCCCACTGGCGCCCGCAGCATCTGCCAAAACGGCGCCGGCTGGCTATAATGCCCGCCATGCCTTGA
- the acs gene encoding acetate--CoA ligase, whose translation MPHEKVYPVPPEIAARAHIDAEGYRTLYARSLQEPEAFWAEQAQRFITWERRWERVCDWDFQRAHIRWFEGGRLNACVNCLDRHLDSRGDQTALIWESDNPAVSQRFTYRELHAQVCRLANVLKNQGIGKGDRVCIYLPMIPEAAVAMLACARIGAIHSVVFGGFSAEALRDRILDADCRLLITADEGLRGGKHVPLKANADQALRECPGVRSVLVVRRSGGKIGWTEGRDVWYHEAVAAAAEDCPPESMEAEDPLFILYTSGSTGKPKGVVHTTGGYMVYAAMTHRYVFDYHDGEIYWCTADVGWVTGHTYLVYGPLANGGITLMFEGVPTWPEPDRFWQVVDKHQVNIFYTAPTAIRALMRLGDDYVKRTSRRSLRILGSVGEPINPEAWEWYYHVVGEGRCPIVDTWWQTETGGHMITPLPGATPLKPGSAAWPFFGVEAVILDDKGKEIEGPGEGVLAIKRSWPAQARTLYGNHQRFLETYFKLYPGYYFTGDGARRDEDGYFWITGRVDDVLNVSGHRLGTAEIESALVEHPAVAEAAVVGFPHDVKGQGIYAYVILKEGVQPGEELKRELSEQVSRDIGPIAKPDVIQFARDLPKTRSGKIMRRILRKIAAGQIDDLGDTSTLADPGVVEELIRNRIQAG comes from the coding sequence ATGCCCCACGAGAAGGTCTACCCTGTCCCGCCGGAGATCGCCGCCCGCGCCCACATCGACGCGGAAGGCTACCGGACGCTGTACGCGCGCTCACTGCAGGAACCCGAGGCGTTCTGGGCCGAACAGGCGCAGCGCTTCATCACCTGGGAGCGACGCTGGGAGCGGGTCTGCGACTGGGATTTTCAGCGCGCCCACATCCGCTGGTTCGAGGGCGGGAGGCTCAACGCCTGCGTCAACTGCCTGGACCGCCATCTGGACAGCCGCGGCGACCAGACCGCGCTCATCTGGGAGAGCGACAATCCTGCGGTCAGCCAACGCTTCACTTACCGGGAACTGCACGCGCAGGTGTGCCGCCTCGCCAACGTGCTCAAAAACCAAGGCATCGGCAAAGGCGACCGGGTCTGCATCTACCTGCCCATGATCCCCGAGGCGGCGGTCGCCATGCTCGCCTGCGCCCGCATCGGCGCCATCCATTCGGTGGTGTTCGGCGGCTTTTCCGCCGAAGCCCTGCGCGACCGCATTCTCGATGCCGACTGCCGGCTGCTGATCACCGCCGACGAAGGGCTGCGGGGCGGCAAGCACGTCCCCCTTAAGGCCAACGCCGACCAGGCGCTCCGCGAATGTCCCGGCGTCCGCAGCGTTCTCGTGGTCCGCCGCAGCGGCGGGAAGATCGGCTGGACCGAGGGCCGCGACGTCTGGTACCACGAGGCGGTGGCCGCAGCGGCGGAGGACTGCCCCCCCGAAAGCATGGAAGCCGAAGACCCGCTGTTCATCCTCTACACCTCCGGCTCCACCGGCAAGCCCAAGGGCGTAGTGCACACCACCGGCGGCTACATGGTGTATGCCGCCATGACCCACCGCTACGTCTTCGACTATCACGATGGCGAAATCTACTGGTGCACCGCCGATGTCGGCTGGGTCACCGGGCACACCTATCTGGTCTACGGCCCCTTGGCCAACGGCGGCATCACCCTGATGTTCGAAGGGGTGCCCACCTGGCCGGAACCGGACCGCTTCTGGCAGGTGGTGGACAAGCACCAGGTCAACATCTTCTACACCGCCCCCACCGCCATCCGCGCCCTGATGCGTTTGGGGGACGACTACGTCAAACGCACCTCCCGGCGCAGCCTGCGGATTCTCGGCAGCGTGGGCGAACCCATCAATCCGGAAGCCTGGGAATGGTACTACCACGTGGTCGGCGAAGGACGCTGCCCCATCGTCGATACCTGGTGGCAGACCGAAACCGGCGGCCACATGATCACGCCCCTGCCGGGCGCCACCCCCCTGAAACCGGGGTCGGCGGCATGGCCCTTCTTCGGTGTGGAAGCGGTGATCCTCGACGACAAGGGCAAGGAAATCGAAGGCCCCGGTGAGGGCGTGCTGGCGATCAAACGCTCATGGCCGGCCCAGGCCCGCACCCTCTACGGCAATCATCAGCGCTTTCTGGAGACCTACTTCAAGCTCTATCCCGGCTATTACTTCACCGGCGACGGCGCCCGCCGCGACGAGGACGGCTATTTCTGGATCACCGGCCGGGTGGACGACGTCCTCAACGTCTCCGGCCACCGTCTGGGAACCGCGGAGATCGAAAGCGCCCTGGTGGAGCATCCGGCCGTGGCCGAGGCCGCCGTGGTGGGCTTCCCCCACGACGTCAAGGGCCAGGGAATCTACGCCTACGTCATTCTCAAGGAAGGCGTGCAGCCGGGCGAGGAACTGAAGCGGGAACTGAGCGAACAGGTTTCCCGCGACATCGGCCCCATCGCCAAGCCGGACGTGATCCAGTTCGCCCGCGACCTGCCCAAGACCCGCTCGGGCAAGATCATGCGGCGCATCCTGCGCAAAATCGCCGCCGGGCAGATCGACGATCTCGGCGACACCTCGACCCTGGCCGATCCCGGCGTGGTCGAGGAACTGATCCGCAACCGCATCCAGGCCGGATAA